A stretch of DNA from Candidatus Atribacteria bacterium ADurb.Bin276:
TGTTCATTTTTGAATAGCAAAGAAAGAGTTAAAATAGCATTATTACATCAAGAACCAGATCGGGTTCCCGTTACTGCCAGCTTTGTTCCTGAATTTGTTGAACGATTAAGAAAACACCTGAATTTACCTATGCACCTAATCAATCCGCATGGAGGAGAAATCCACGATTTAGAAAAGTATTTTGATCTTGATATCATTCAATATTCAGTAGGAATTGCCAATTCCTATTATGCATCCAATGAAGATGAATATACCTGTGATTGGGGAATCAAATGGAAACAAGCCGAGTACAAAACCAGGTTTGGGATTGGTCGGTATACCGAAATAGCTGAAAATCCTCTTGCCGATGAAGATCGAATCAATAATTACCAGCCTCCAGATCCAAATCGGAAAGATCTTTACGCCCCTTTTAGTAAAATTCTTGAGCAGTATGGGAAGGATTATTACATCCTTGGAGTAACAGTTTGTACGATATTTGAGGGGGCATGGTATCTTCGAGGTTTAAACCGTTTATTAATGGATATGGTTTATGATGAAGAAAAAGCCAACCGCATCCTTGACATTCCCTTTCGTTATCATCTTGCTGCTGCTAGTAACTTAGCGAAAATGGGAGCCGATGGTGTTTGGATTGGTGATGATGTAGGAACGCAGAAAGGGATGATGATATCTCCTGAGATGTGGAGGCAATATCTCAAACCACGAATGGCCGCATTTTGCCAGGAACTGAAAGCTATTAATCCCAACCTGAAAATTGCATATCATAGCGATGGTAATATATATCCGATTATCGATGAATTAATTGAAATTGGGATTGATGTTCTCAATCCAATTCAACCCGCAGCTATGGATCCAGTCTATCTCAAAAAGAGATATGGTAAAAACTTAGCTTTTTGGGGAACTATCGATGAACAGTATACACTTCCTTTTGGATCAGTCGAAGATGTTCGACAAG
This window harbors:
- a CDS encoding methylcobalamin:coenzyme M methyltransferase, encoding MNSKERVKIALLHQEPDRVPVTASFVPEFVERLRKHLNLPMHLINPHGGEIHDLEKYFDLDIIQYSVGIANSYYASNEDEYTCDWGIKWKQAEYKTRFGIGRYTEIAENPLADEDRINNYQPPDPNRKDLYAPFSKILEQYGKDYYILGVTVCTIFEGAWYLRGLNRLLMDMVYDEEKANRILDIPFRYHLAAASNLAKMGADGVWIGDDVGTQKGMMISPEMWRQYLKPRMAAFCQELKAINPNLKIAYHSDGNIYPIIDELIEIGIDVLNPIQPAAMDPVYLKKRYGKNLAFWGTIDEQYTLPFGSVEDVRQETLSRIQNVAPGGGLILSPTHHIQLDTPIENFLTFLETVQTQGYYPIKVE